The genomic interval CCCCCTTGGATATCCGAGAGCGTGAGTTCCTGGAGCTGGAAGACGCGGCATCGGCTGATGAGCGCGGGCCGGACCTCGAAGCTGACGTTCTCCGTCGTGGCGCCCAGGAGGACGAACAGGCCGCTCTCCACATGCGGCAGCGCCTGCTCCTGGACGTTCTTCGCCCAGCGGTGGATTTCGTCCACGAAGAGCACGGTCCTGCGCGAGTACTGGTTGCGCCGCCGCTCGGCCTCGGCCACCACCTCGCGGATGCGGGGGATGCCATCGGAGACGGCGGACAGGATGACCAACTCCGCGTCCACGCCCGAGGCGAGCATGCGCGCCAGCGTCGTCTTGCCCACGCCCGGTGGTCCCCAGAACAGCGAGGAGACAATCTGCTTGCGCTCCATCAACCGGCGCAGCGGCGCTCCCGGGCCCAGGAGGTGTGTCTGCCCGATGAACTCATCGGGGGTGCGAGGGCGCATCCGCTCCGCGAGCGGCGCGAAGCGGTTCACATCGACGGAGGCGGAGAACAGGTCGGGGCCATCGCTCATCGCATCGCAAGCTCCCCTCTCCGCCGCGCTCGGTCAACCACCGAGACACTCCCCGTGGCACCTCGCGGTCCCGACTCACCCATGGTGCGGTGGAGGTCCACACCCGTCGAATAGTGGACAGGCATTCGAGGCGCGGTCCGTCCGAGGGAAAAACCCACCGTGTTGGCGGCCGGCAAGCGATGGACAGCGATCAACACGGGGCCGGCCCGTCCCAGGACGTGGGGAGCCCATCGTAGAGTCGTGCTCTTCACCCAGGAGGGAGCACGATGTCATTCATGCTGCTGATGATGGAGGCCCCCGGTAAGCGTCAGGCGCGTCCGCTCGATGAGGGGCAGGCTGCCTACGCGAGAATGATGGCCTTCCAGGAGAAGCTGAGGAGCGCGGGTGTGCTCGTCACAGGCGAGGCGCTCAAGTCCGACGACAATGCGGTGCGCATCGAGAACCTCGGTGGGCGGAGGACCGTGAGCGACGGCCCCTTCACCGAGTCGAAGGAAATCATCGGCGGGTTCTTCCTCCTCAACTGCAAGTCGCGCGAGGAGGCGCTCGAGTTCGCCATGGCCTGTCCCGCGAGCGACTGGGGCATCGTCGAGCTGCGAGAAATCGCCGCCAGTTGCTACGAGTAGGGCTTCACCGCGTCATGGGCGCGGGGGCTCACTCTCCCGCGTCCATGACGGTCCCCTCCCCAGTCAGAAGGCGATGCGGCTCGGCGTGGAGGGCGGTGATGAGCGTGTGGCTCCTGTCACGCGCTAGATGTTGATGCGAGAGCTCACCGTGCGGACATCCATCCCGAGCGCGGCGAACTCGGCGGCATGGGCGCGAAGCAGCTCCACGAAGCGGGGATGCACATCCGCCTCCTCGTTCGCGAGCAGGAAGCCGTAGTTCGTCTTCGACAGCATCCACGAAATCCACAGCATCTCCGTGGCGTCCTCCGGCGGCGGCGCGACGTCCAGGTCCGCCTCCGTCGACAGCGCCCCGCCCTTCCCCCAGCGCAGCCCCAGGCACGCGTAGAGCACCTCGCCGGCGTCGTCCCACTGGAGGTTGTTGGCCCAGGCGTGACGGAAGGTCGCGAAGTAGATGACGTAGCGGCACAGCTGCTTGAGCGCGTCCATCTCCCCCGGCTGTGGCTCATCCGTCCAAGTCACCGCGCTGACCGCCTTCGGCGTGGGCGCGGCGGCCTTCACGTCCAGGTCCATGCGCTCGGAACGCACGAACCACGGCGCGGGCTTCCCGGGCACCGTCGCGCGCAGATACCGGCACACGAACGCAGGCGCCGAATGCGCCACCAGGTCGTCCGAGAAGCGCCGCACCTCGCGCCACTCGGCCTCCATCGCC from Myxococcus stipitatus carries:
- a CDS encoding YciI family protein codes for the protein MSFMLLMMEAPGKRQARPLDEGQAAYARMMAFQEKLRSAGVLVTGEALKSDDNAVRIENLGGRRTVSDGPFTESKEIIGGFFLLNCKSREEALEFAMACPASDWGIVELREIAASCYE